The Burkholderia ubonensis genome has a window encoding:
- a CDS encoding activator protein: protein MSIRQIASLVAAVAFTAAAAAPAFAVTVTRADGQAMNPNGEPFSASGITGLSKGGISANCTATFNGTITSSGIVTITSTQFTGGGTCGLISGSASSTSPWTGQADSATQLSVNNAKVTVTLLGTCGPSKVVLAWSDPNSSLTFNNAVLTPDCKVNGTLTTSPKFHVQ from the coding sequence ATGAGCATTCGTCAAATCGCATCGCTTGTTGCTGCAGTGGCATTCACCGCGGCTGCGGCCGCGCCCGCATTCGCCGTCACCGTCACGCGCGCGGACGGCCAGGCGATGAACCCCAATGGCGAACCGTTCTCCGCATCGGGCATCACGGGCCTCAGCAAGGGCGGGATCAGCGCGAACTGCACGGCGACGTTCAACGGCACGATCACGTCGTCCGGCATCGTGACGATCACGTCGACGCAGTTCACGGGCGGCGGCACGTGCGGGCTCATCTCGGGCAGCGCGTCGAGCACGTCGCCGTGGACGGGGCAGGCGGACAGCGCGACGCAGCTGTCGGTGAACAACGCGAAGGTCACGGTGACGCTGCTCGGCACCTGCGGCCCGAGCAAGGTCGTGCTGGCGTGGAGCGATCCGAACTCGTCGCTGACGTTCAACAATGCGGTGCTGACGCCGGATTGCAAGGTGAACGGCACGTTGACGACGTCGCCGAAGTTCCACGTGCAATAA
- a CDS encoding DUF5943 domain-containing protein, with protein MQPQLPIDVDPDTGVWTTDALPMLYVPRHFFTNNHVAVEEALGVEAYAEILYKAGYKSAYHWCDKEAKLHGLTGMAVFEHYLKRLSQRGWGLFSIIEADPATARAKIELRHSSFVLQQPGKEGKLCYMFAGWFAGAMDWVNDTTPEGKGAPRSQSKEVQCAAEHHDHCVFEVSPIAH; from the coding sequence ATGCAACCGCAACTGCCGATCGACGTCGATCCCGATACCGGCGTCTGGACCACCGACGCGCTGCCGATGCTGTACGTGCCGCGCCACTTCTTCACGAACAACCACGTCGCGGTCGAGGAAGCGCTCGGCGTCGAAGCGTATGCCGAGATCCTCTACAAGGCCGGCTACAAGTCCGCATACCACTGGTGCGACAAGGAAGCGAAGCTGCACGGCCTGACCGGCATGGCGGTGTTCGAGCACTACCTGAAGCGCCTGTCGCAGCGCGGCTGGGGCCTGTTCTCGATCATCGAGGCCGATCCGGCGACGGCGCGCGCGAAGATCGAGCTGCGCCACTCGTCATTCGTGCTCCAGCAGCCGGGCAAGGAAGGCAAGCTCTGCTACATGTTCGCCGGCTGGTTCGCCGGCGCGATGGACTGGGTCAACGACACGACCCCGGAAGGCAAGGGCGCGCCGCGCTCGCAGTCGAAGGAAGTGCAGTGCGCGGCCGAGCACCACGACCACTGCGTCTTCGAAGTGTCGCCGATCGCGCACTGA
- a CDS encoding ATP-dependent serine protease — MRVLPSRRIHPRDTLLGAMNVRVQPRVTVSQRCRECGFMAFRASETCPVCGTGNRPFAPLGRWRGGEPAAPDHGAPSAPTWVSRFAAAVRNAAIHRPRASSAPLLSVLTLVLLVGGYVTFDRTCRADPVCRGHGATSTGAADAGVQVADTPALPVLPAPVYAFRRDETLAPAAGPLADAGQPATVDGPRGAASSRHARANARAGAGAPATLARQVPPLRDTDRAQGGIRVADWKGGVPARRTHATRRVSWHARHLRRGATDAEMAYLYRGH, encoded by the coding sequence ATGCGAGTCCTGCCCAGCCGGAGAATCCACCCACGCGACACGCTGCTCGGCGCGATGAATGTGCGCGTCCAGCCGCGCGTGACGGTCAGTCAGCGCTGTCGGGAATGCGGCTTCATGGCATTCCGCGCCAGCGAAACCTGCCCCGTGTGCGGAACGGGGAACCGGCCGTTCGCCCCGCTCGGTCGCTGGCGCGGCGGCGAGCCGGCCGCTCCCGACCACGGCGCGCCGTCGGCACCCACATGGGTGTCGCGCTTCGCGGCCGCCGTACGCAACGCGGCGATTCATCGGCCGCGCGCATCGAGCGCACCGTTGCTCAGCGTGTTGACGCTGGTCCTGCTCGTCGGCGGTTACGTGACGTTCGACCGCACGTGCCGGGCCGACCCGGTCTGTCGCGGCCACGGCGCAACGAGCACCGGCGCGGCCGACGCCGGCGTGCAGGTCGCCGACACGCCCGCGTTGCCGGTGCTGCCCGCACCCGTCTATGCGTTTCGTCGGGATGAGACGCTGGCGCCGGCGGCCGGCCCGCTCGCCGATGCCGGCCAGCCGGCCACCGTCGACGGCCCGCGTGGTGCGGCCTCGAGCCGCCACGCGAGGGCCAATGCGAGAGCGGGCGCAGGCGCGCCCGCGACGCTCGCGCGGCAAGTGCCGCCGCTTCGCGACACGGATCGCGCGCAAGGCGGCATCCGCGTCGCCGACTGGAAAGGCGGGGTCCCGGCCCGGCGCACGCATGCGACCCGTCGCGTGAGCTGGCACGCGCGCCACCTGCGACGCGGGGCGACCGACGCCGAAATGGCCTATCTGTACCGCGGACACTGA
- a CDS encoding dipeptidase: MSTLHQDSIIIDGLNISKFEKPVFEDMRRGGITAANCTVSVWENFTKTVDNIGVMKKKIRDNSELLTLVRTTDDIFRAKKEDKTGVILGFQNAHAFEDNIGYIEAFADMGVRVVQLCYNTQNLVGTGCYERDGGLSDFGREVITEMNRVGIMVDLSHVGGNTSSEAIAFSKKPVCYSHCLPSGLKEHPRNKSDEQLKEIADAGGFVGVTMFAPFLKRGIEATIDDYIEAIDYVVNLIGEDAVGIGTDFTQDYAKEFFDMLTHDKGRYRQLTNFGKVINPDGIRTIGEFPNLTAAMERHGWKESRIRKIMGENWVRVFKDVWGA, encoded by the coding sequence ATGAGCACGCTGCATCAGGACAGCATCATCATCGATGGGCTGAACATCTCGAAGTTCGAGAAACCGGTGTTCGAGGACATGCGCCGTGGCGGCATCACGGCCGCGAACTGCACGGTGTCGGTGTGGGAGAACTTCACGAAGACCGTCGACAACATCGGCGTGATGAAGAAGAAGATCCGCGACAACAGCGAACTGCTGACGCTGGTGCGCACGACGGACGACATCTTCCGCGCGAAGAAGGAAGACAAGACCGGCGTGATCCTCGGCTTCCAGAACGCGCATGCGTTCGAGGACAACATCGGCTACATCGAGGCGTTCGCCGACATGGGCGTGCGCGTCGTGCAGCTCTGCTACAACACGCAGAACCTGGTCGGCACCGGCTGCTACGAGCGCGACGGCGGACTGTCGGACTTCGGCCGCGAAGTGATCACCGAGATGAACCGCGTCGGCATCATGGTCGACCTGTCGCATGTGGGCGGCAACACGTCGTCGGAAGCGATCGCGTTCTCGAAGAAGCCGGTGTGCTATTCGCACTGCCTGCCGTCGGGCCTGAAGGAGCATCCGCGCAACAAGAGCGACGAACAGCTGAAGGAGATCGCCGATGCGGGCGGCTTCGTCGGCGTGACGATGTTCGCGCCGTTCCTGAAGCGCGGGATCGAAGCGACGATCGACGACTACATCGAGGCGATCGATTACGTCGTGAACCTGATCGGCGAGGACGCGGTCGGCATCGGCACGGATTTCACGCAGGACTACGCGAAGGAATTCTTCGACATGCTGACGCATGACAAGGGCCGCTATCGCCAGCTGACCAACTTCGGCAAGGTGATCAACCCGGACGGCATCCGCACGATCGGCGAATTCCCGAACCTGACCGCGGCGATGGAACGCCATGGCTGGAAGGAGTCGCGCATCCGCAAGATCATGGGCGAGAACTGGGTGCGCGTGTTCAAGGACGTGTGGGGCGCATAA
- a CDS encoding serine hydroxymethyltransferase, whose product MSNTQSFFSQPLAERDAPVRSAILKELERQQSQVELIASENIVSRAVLEAQGSVLTNKYAEGYPGKRYYGGCEFADEVEALAIERVKQIFNAGYANVQPHSGAQANGSVMLALAKPGDTVLGMSLDAGGHLTHGAKPALSGKWFNAVQYGVNRDTMLIDYDQVEELAHQHKPSLIIAGFSAYPRKLDFARFRAIADSVGAKLMVDMAHIAGVIAAGRHANPVEHAHVVTSTTHKTLRGPRGGFVLTNDEEIAKKINSAVFPGLQGGPLMHVIAGKAVAFGEVLHADFKTYIDNVLANAQALGEVLKAGGVDLVTGGTDNHLLLVDLRPKGLKGAPVEQALERAGITCNKNGIPFDTEKPTVTSGIRLGTPAGTTRGFGVAEFREVGRLILEVFDALRANPEGDHATEQRVRREIFALCERFPIY is encoded by the coding sequence ATGTCGAACACCCAGTCATTCTTCTCGCAGCCCCTCGCCGAGCGCGACGCGCCGGTCCGCAGCGCCATCCTGAAGGAACTCGAGCGACAGCAGTCGCAGGTCGAGCTGATCGCGTCGGAAAACATCGTGTCGCGCGCGGTGCTCGAAGCGCAGGGCTCGGTGCTGACCAACAAGTACGCGGAAGGGTATCCGGGCAAGCGCTACTACGGCGGCTGCGAATTCGCCGATGAAGTCGAGGCGCTCGCGATCGAGCGCGTGAAGCAGATCTTCAACGCCGGCTACGCGAACGTGCAGCCGCACTCGGGCGCGCAGGCGAACGGCTCGGTGATGCTCGCGCTCGCGAAGCCGGGCGACACGGTGCTCGGCATGTCGCTCGACGCGGGCGGCCACCTGACGCACGGTGCGAAGCCGGCGCTGTCGGGCAAGTGGTTCAACGCGGTGCAGTACGGCGTGAACCGCGACACGATGCTGATCGACTACGACCAGGTCGAGGAACTGGCCCACCAGCACAAGCCGAGCCTGATCATCGCCGGCTTCTCCGCGTATCCGCGCAAGCTCGACTTCGCGCGCTTCCGCGCGATCGCCGACAGCGTCGGCGCGAAGCTGATGGTCGACATGGCGCACATCGCGGGCGTGATCGCCGCGGGACGCCACGCGAACCCGGTCGAGCACGCGCACGTCGTCACGTCGACCACGCACAAGACGCTGCGCGGCCCGCGCGGCGGCTTCGTGCTGACCAACGACGAGGAGATCGCGAAGAAGATCAACTCGGCGGTGTTCCCCGGCCTGCAGGGCGGCCCGCTGATGCACGTGATCGCCGGCAAGGCGGTCGCGTTCGGCGAAGTGCTGCATGCGGACTTCAAGACCTATATCGACAACGTGCTCGCGAACGCGCAGGCGCTCGGCGAAGTGCTGAAGGCGGGCGGCGTCGATCTCGTCACCGGCGGCACCGACAACCACCTGCTGCTCGTCGACCTGCGGCCGAAGGGCCTGAAGGGCGCGCCGGTCGAGCAGGCGCTCGAACGTGCGGGCATCACGTGCAACAAGAACGGCATCCCGTTCGACACCGAGAAGCCCACCGTCACGTCGGGCATCCGTCTCGGCACGCCGGCCGGCACGACGCGCGGCTTCGGCGTGGCCGAATTCCGCGAGGTCGGCCGCCTGATCCTCGAGGTGTTCGACGCGCTGCGCGCGAACCCGGAAGGCGACCATGCGACCGAGCAGCGCGTGCGCCGCGAGATCTTCGCGCTCTGCGAGCGTTTCCCGATTTACTGA
- a CDS encoding NRAMP family divalent metal transporter: MDSNSQNDPLPTRDPVVGPSKPRLFGFLGAGLITGASDDDPSGIATYSQAGAAFGYGLSWTLLFSYPLMVAIQMISARIGRTTGHGIAGVLRRHYPDWLLQWVVVLLLIANIINLGADLGAMADAMALLLPGPKWLYVLLFSAICIAMQLLLQYTRYVAVLKWFTLSLFAYFAVLAIAHIEWARLASHLFVPHLSWTSSYLTLVVAIFGTTISPYLFFWQSEEEVEDMHAHPTRRDLFSAPAQAPTALHRIEMDTVTGMGLSNLVALAILATTAATLNAGGITDIQTSAQAALALRPIAGHFAALLFTVGIVGTGLLAVPVLAGSAAYAVGEARDWPVGFSRKVQEAKAFYATIAIATLIGMVINFTSINAIKALYWSAVLNGVIAVPVMVVMMLIASRTDIMGAFSVKGWLRVLGWLATIVMFVIAVGMVVTSF; the protein is encoded by the coding sequence ATGGACAGCAATTCACAGAACGATCCCCTACCCACGCGCGACCCCGTCGTCGGTCCGTCCAAACCGCGCCTGTTCGGCTTTCTCGGCGCCGGCTTGATCACCGGCGCATCGGACGACGACCCGAGCGGCATCGCAACCTACAGTCAGGCCGGCGCGGCGTTCGGCTACGGGCTTTCGTGGACGTTGCTGTTCAGCTATCCGCTGATGGTCGCGATCCAGATGATCAGCGCCCGGATCGGGCGCACCACCGGCCACGGCATCGCCGGCGTGCTGCGCCGGCACTATCCCGACTGGCTGCTCCAATGGGTCGTCGTGCTCCTGCTCATCGCCAACATCATCAATCTCGGCGCCGATCTTGGCGCGATGGCCGATGCGATGGCGCTCCTGCTGCCCGGCCCGAAGTGGCTGTACGTGCTGCTTTTCTCGGCCATCTGCATCGCGATGCAGCTGCTGCTGCAGTACACGCGCTACGTCGCCGTGCTGAAATGGTTCACGTTGTCGCTGTTCGCGTACTTCGCGGTGCTCGCGATCGCGCATATCGAATGGGCGCGTCTGGCGAGCCATTTGTTCGTTCCGCATCTGAGCTGGACGTCGTCCTACCTGACGCTCGTCGTGGCGATCTTCGGCACCACCATCAGCCCCTATCTGTTCTTCTGGCAGTCGGAAGAGGAAGTGGAGGACATGCACGCGCATCCGACCCGCCGTGACCTTTTCAGCGCGCCGGCACAGGCGCCGACGGCGCTGCACCGCATCGAGATGGACACGGTGACCGGGATGGGCCTGTCCAATCTGGTCGCCCTCGCCATCCTCGCCACCACCGCCGCCACACTCAACGCGGGCGGCATCACGGACATCCAGACTTCGGCGCAGGCGGCGCTCGCACTGCGGCCGATCGCGGGACACTTCGCTGCGCTGCTGTTCACCGTCGGCATCGTCGGGACCGGCTTGCTCGCGGTGCCGGTGCTGGCAGGCTCGGCCGCCTACGCCGTAGGCGAGGCACGCGACTGGCCCGTCGGGTTTTCGCGGAAGGTCCAGGAAGCCAAGGCCTTTTATGCCACCATCGCGATCGCCACGCTGATCGGGATGGTCATCAATTTCACCTCCATCAACGCAATCAAGGCGCTTTACTGGAGCGCCGTGCTCAACGGCGTGATCGCCGTGCCCGTGATGGTCGTGATGATGTTGATCGCGTCGCGCACCGACATCATGGGCGCCTTCAGCGTCAAGGGCTGGCTGCGCGTGCTGGGTTGGCTCGCCACGATCGTGATGTTCGTGATCGCGGTCGGGATGGTGGTGACTTCGTTCTGA
- the fdhA gene encoding formaldehyde dehydrogenase, glutathione-independent, translated as MSSNRGVVYLGPGQVEVQKIDYPKMVDPSGRAIGHGVILKVVSTNICGSDQHMVRGRTTAPVGLVLGHEITGEVVEVGRDVETLKIGDLVSVPFNVACGRCAMCKETHTGVCLNVNPSRAGGAYGYVDMGGWIGGQAEYVLVPYADFNLLKFPDRDQAMAKIRDLTCLSDILPTGYHGAVSAGVKPGSTVYIAGAGPVGMAAAASARLLGAAVTIVGDMNAERLAHARAMGFETVDLSLDASLGEQIAQILGKPEIDCAVDCVGFEAHGHGSSGHSEEAPATVLNSLMEITRPAGAIGIPGLYVTDDPGAKDKAAQHGSLSIRFGLGWAKSHSFFTGQTPVLKYNRNLMQAILFDRLPIAQIVNVTVISLDQAPEGYKKFDGGAPRKFVIDPHGLLAA; from the coding sequence ATGAGCAGCAATCGAGGAGTCGTATATCTTGGGCCGGGCCAGGTCGAGGTGCAGAAGATCGACTATCCGAAGATGGTCGATCCGAGCGGCCGCGCGATCGGCCACGGCGTGATCCTGAAGGTGGTCAGCACGAACATCTGCGGCTCGGATCAGCACATGGTGCGCGGCCGCACGACGGCGCCGGTCGGGCTCGTGCTCGGCCACGAGATCACCGGCGAGGTGGTCGAGGTCGGCCGCGACGTCGAGACGCTGAAGATCGGCGATCTCGTGTCGGTGCCGTTCAACGTCGCGTGCGGCCGCTGCGCGATGTGCAAGGAAACGCATACCGGCGTGTGCCTGAACGTGAACCCGTCGCGCGCGGGCGGCGCATACGGCTACGTCGACATGGGCGGCTGGATCGGCGGGCAGGCCGAGTACGTGCTTGTGCCGTACGCGGACTTCAACCTGCTGAAGTTCCCCGACCGCGACCAGGCAATGGCGAAGATCCGCGACCTCACGTGCCTGTCGGACATTCTGCCGACCGGCTATCACGGCGCGGTAAGCGCCGGCGTGAAGCCCGGCTCGACGGTCTACATCGCGGGTGCGGGCCCGGTCGGGATGGCGGCGGCCGCGTCGGCGCGCCTGCTCGGCGCGGCGGTCACGATCGTCGGCGACATGAACGCGGAGCGTCTCGCGCACGCGCGGGCGATGGGCTTCGAGACGGTCGACCTGTCGCTGGACGCGTCGCTCGGCGAGCAGATCGCGCAGATCCTCGGCAAGCCGGAGATCGATTGCGCGGTGGACTGCGTCGGCTTCGAGGCGCACGGCCACGGCTCGTCCGGCCACTCGGAGGAAGCGCCCGCGACGGTGCTGAACTCGCTGATGGAAATCACGCGGCCGGCGGGCGCGATCGGCATTCCGGGCCTGTACGTGACCGACGATCCGGGCGCGAAGGACAAGGCCGCGCAGCACGGCAGCCTGAGCATCCGCTTCGGGCTCGGCTGGGCGAAGTCGCATTCGTTCTTCACGGGGCAGACGCCGGTGCTGAAGTACAACCGCAACCTGATGCAGGCGATCCTGTTCGACCGGCTGCCGATCGCGCAGATCGTCAACGTCACGGTGATCTCGCTCGACCAGGCGCCGGAAGGCTACAAGAAGTTCGACGGCGGCGCGCCGCGCAAATTCGTCATCGACCCGCACGGGTTGCTGGCGGCCTGA
- a CDS encoding GlxA family transcriptional regulator — protein MSPDRTASLSHFAFMPLPNFTMIAFTNAIEVLRMANYLSGQPLYRWSVISPEGGPVTASNGLTVDTGPAECAGQPDIVFVCGGVDVQRATTAAHLSTLRRFARSGIPLGSLCTGTYALAKSGLLAGYACAIHWENMSALKEEFPDTRFLKELFVIDRDRITCTGGVAPLDMMLNLIAARVGTARVTQIAEQFIVEHVRDTSAQQRMPLVARLGSANKSLFEVISLMENNIEEPLSREELARLANMSQRQLQRLFREHLGMTPTHYYLTLRLRRARELLLQTDMSIMHITMACGFQSACHFSKSYRDAFGVAPTRERRKQVAPLAQGAAAAAAPMFPVHALHA, from the coding sequence ATGTCGCCCGACCGCACAGCGTCGCTGTCCCACTTCGCGTTCATGCCGTTGCCCAACTTCACGATGATTGCGTTCACGAATGCGATCGAGGTGCTTCGGATGGCGAATTACCTGAGCGGACAGCCGCTCTACCGCTGGTCGGTCATCAGCCCGGAGGGCGGCCCGGTCACGGCGAGCAACGGCCTGACCGTCGACACCGGCCCGGCCGAATGCGCGGGGCAGCCGGACATCGTGTTCGTGTGCGGCGGCGTCGACGTGCAGCGCGCGACCACCGCCGCCCACCTGTCGACGCTGCGCCGCTTTGCGCGTTCGGGCATTCCGCTCGGCAGCCTGTGCACGGGCACCTATGCGCTCGCGAAGTCGGGCCTGCTCGCGGGCTACGCGTGCGCGATCCACTGGGAGAACATGTCCGCGCTGAAGGAGGAGTTTCCCGACACGCGCTTCCTGAAGGAGCTGTTCGTGATCGATCGCGACCGCATCACGTGCACGGGCGGCGTCGCGCCGCTCGACATGATGCTGAACCTGATCGCCGCGCGCGTGGGCACCGCGCGCGTCACGCAGATCGCCGAGCAGTTCATCGTCGAGCACGTGCGCGACACGAGCGCGCAGCAGCGGATGCCGCTCGTCGCGCGGCTCGGCTCGGCCAACAAGTCGCTGTTCGAAGTGATCTCGCTGATGGAGAACAACATCGAGGAGCCGCTGTCGCGCGAGGAGCTCGCGCGCCTCGCGAACATGTCGCAGCGGCAACTGCAGCGGCTGTTCCGCGAGCATCTCGGCATGACGCCGACGCATTACTACCTGACGCTGCGGCTGCGCCGCGCGCGCGAGCTGCTGCTGCAGACCGACATGTCGATCATGCACATCACGATGGCGTGCGGGTTCCAGTCGGCGTGCCATTTCAGCAAGAGCTACCGCGACGCGTTCGGCGTGGCGCCGACGCGGGAGCGCCGCAAGCAGGTCGCGCCGCTCGCGCAGGGCGCAGCGGCGGCGGCCGCGCCGATGTTTCCGGTGCATGCGCTCCATGCGTGA
- the betA gene encoding choline dehydrogenase: MTTREYDYIICGAGSAGNVLATRLTEDPDVTVLLLEAGGPDYRFDFRTQMPAALAYPLQGRRYNWAYETDPEPHMDNRRMECGRGKGLGGSSLINGMCYIRGNALDYDNWATHQGLENWTYLDCLPYFKKAETRDVGPNDYHGGSGPVSVTTSKPGVNPLFEAMVEAGVQAGYPRTDDLNGYQQEGFGPMDRTVTPRGRRASTARGYLDQARARPNLEIVTHALADRIVFDGKRASGVAYLRGSERATAHARREVLVCSGAIASPQLLQRSGVGPGAWLKELDIPVVLDLPGVGQNLQDHLEMYIQYACKEPVSLYPALKWWNQPKIGLEWMLTGTGLGASNHFEAGGFIRTRDDDPWPNIQYHFLPVAINYNGSNAIEMHGFQAHVGSMRSPSRGRVKLRSRDPNQHPSILFNYMAEALDWREFRDAIRATREIMRQPALDRFRGQELNPGADLKTDKDLDTFVRARAETAFHPSCSCKMGYDDMAVVDNEGRVHGLEGLRVVDASIMPIITTGNLNAPTIMIAEKIADRIRGRQALARVDVPYFVANGAPARNVAKAVRQPETA; encoded by the coding sequence ATGACGACACGCGAATACGACTACATCATCTGCGGCGCGGGCTCCGCGGGCAACGTGCTCGCGACGCGCCTGACGGAAGATCCGGACGTCACGGTGCTGCTGCTCGAGGCCGGCGGCCCCGACTACCGCTTCGACTTCCGCACGCAGATGCCGGCGGCGCTCGCCTATCCGCTGCAGGGCCGCCGCTACAACTGGGCGTACGAGACCGACCCCGAGCCGCACATGGACAACCGCCGGATGGAATGCGGGCGCGGCAAGGGGCTCGGCGGCTCGTCGCTGATCAACGGGATGTGCTACATCCGCGGCAACGCGCTCGACTACGACAACTGGGCGACGCACCAGGGCCTCGAGAACTGGACGTATCTCGACTGCCTGCCGTACTTCAAGAAGGCGGAGACCCGCGACGTCGGCCCGAACGACTATCACGGCGGCAGCGGCCCCGTGTCGGTCACGACCAGCAAGCCGGGCGTGAACCCGCTGTTCGAGGCGATGGTCGAGGCCGGCGTGCAGGCCGGCTATCCGCGCACCGACGACCTGAACGGCTACCAGCAGGAAGGCTTCGGCCCGATGGACCGCACCGTGACGCCGCGCGGCCGCCGCGCGAGCACCGCGCGCGGCTATCTCGACCAGGCCCGCGCGCGGCCGAACCTCGAGATCGTCACGCACGCGCTCGCCGACCGGATTGTGTTCGACGGCAAGCGCGCGTCGGGCGTCGCGTACCTGCGCGGCAGCGAGCGCGCGACCGCGCATGCGCGCCGCGAAGTGCTCGTGTGCAGCGGCGCGATCGCGTCGCCGCAGCTGCTGCAGCGCTCGGGCGTCGGCCCCGGCGCATGGCTGAAGGAGCTGGACATCCCGGTCGTGCTCGACCTGCCCGGCGTCGGCCAGAACCTGCAGGACCACCTGGAGATGTACATCCAGTACGCGTGCAAGGAGCCCGTGTCGCTGTACCCGGCGCTCAAGTGGTGGAACCAGCCGAAGATCGGCCTCGAATGGATGCTGACCGGCACCGGCCTCGGCGCGAGCAACCACTTCGAGGCGGGCGGCTTCATCCGCACGCGCGACGACGATCCGTGGCCGAACATCCAGTATCACTTCCTGCCGGTCGCGATCAACTACAACGGCTCGAACGCGATCGAGATGCACGGCTTCCAGGCGCACGTCGGCTCGATGCGCTCGCCGAGCCGCGGCCGCGTGAAGCTGCGCTCGCGCGATCCGAACCAGCATCCGAGCATCCTGTTCAACTACATGGCCGAAGCGCTCGACTGGCGCGAGTTCCGCGACGCGATCCGCGCGACGCGCGAGATCATGCGCCAGCCCGCGCTCGACCGCTTCCGCGGCCAGGAGCTGAACCCGGGTGCGGACCTGAAGACCGACAAGGACCTCGACACGTTCGTGCGTGCACGCGCCGAAACGGCGTTCCATCCGTCGTGCTCGTGCAAGATGGGCTACGACGACATGGCGGTGGTCGACAACGAAGGCCGCGTGCACGGGCTCGAGGGGCTGCGCGTGGTCGATGCGTCGATCATGCCGATCATCACGACCGGCAACCTGAACGCGCCGACGATCATGATCGCGGAGAAGATCGCCGACCGGATTCGCGGACGGCAGGCGCTCGCGCGCGTGGATGTGCCGTATTTCGTCGCGAACGGTGCGCCGGCGCGCAATGTCGCGAAAGCGGTGCGGCAACCGGAGACGGCGTAG
- the betB gene encoding betaine-aldehyde dehydrogenase yields the protein MQRLYIGGGYVDATSGKTFDTFDPATGELLAQVQQASAADVDRAVASAREGQREWAAMTAMQRSRILRRAVELLRERNDELAALETRDTGKPIAETLAVDIVTGADVIEYYAGLATAIEGLQVPLRAESFVYTRREPLGVCAGIGAWNYPIQIACWKTAPALAAGNAMVFKPSEVTPLTALKLAEIYTEAGVPAGVFNVVQGDGSVGALLTGHPDIAKVSFTGGVETGKKVMSLAGASSLKEVTMELGGKSPLIVFDDADLDRAADIAVTANFFSSGQVCTNGTRVFVHRSVKDAFTERVLERVKRIRVGKPTDADTNFGPLVSAAQLDKVLGFIESGKAEGAKLLAGGARLTDGHFANGQYVAPTVFGDCRDDMKIVREEIFGPVMSILEFASEDEVIARANDTHFGLAAGVVTENLSRAHRTIHRLEAGICWINTWGESPAEMPVGGYKQSGVGRENGITTLEHYTRIKSVQVELGRYNPVF from the coding sequence TTGCAGCGCCTCTACATCGGCGGCGGCTACGTCGACGCCACCAGCGGCAAGACTTTCGACACCTTCGATCCGGCCACCGGCGAACTGCTCGCGCAGGTCCAGCAGGCGAGCGCCGCCGACGTCGACCGCGCGGTTGCGTCCGCGCGCGAAGGCCAGCGCGAATGGGCGGCGATGACCGCGATGCAGCGCTCGCGCATCCTGCGCCGCGCGGTCGAGCTGCTGCGCGAGCGCAACGACGAGCTCGCCGCGCTCGAGACGCGCGACACCGGCAAGCCGATCGCCGAGACGCTCGCGGTCGACATCGTCACCGGCGCGGACGTGATCGAGTACTACGCGGGCCTCGCGACCGCGATCGAAGGGCTGCAGGTGCCGCTGCGCGCCGAGTCGTTCGTCTATACGCGCCGCGAGCCGCTCGGCGTGTGCGCGGGCATCGGCGCGTGGAACTACCCGATCCAGATCGCGTGCTGGAAGACGGCCCCCGCGCTCGCGGCCGGCAACGCGATGGTGTTCAAGCCGAGCGAAGTGACGCCGCTGACGGCGCTGAAGCTCGCGGAGATCTATACGGAAGCCGGCGTGCCGGCCGGCGTGTTCAACGTCGTGCAGGGCGACGGCTCGGTCGGCGCGCTGCTCACCGGCCATCCGGACATCGCGAAGGTGTCGTTCACCGGCGGCGTCGAGACCGGCAAGAAGGTGATGTCGCTTGCAGGGGCCTCGTCGCTGAAGGAAGTGACGATGGAGCTCGGCGGCAAGTCGCCGCTGATCGTGTTCGACGACGCCGACCTCGACCGCGCCGCCGACATCGCGGTGACCGCCAACTTCTTCAGCTCGGGCCAGGTCTGCACGAACGGCACGCGCGTGTTCGTGCACCGCTCGGTCAAGGATGCATTCACCGAGCGCGTGCTCGAACGCGTGAAGCGCATCCGCGTCGGCAAGCCGACCGATGCCGACACCAACTTCGGCCCGCTCGTGTCCGCCGCGCAGCTCGACAAGGTGCTCGGCTTCATCGAGAGCGGCAAGGCCGAGGGCGCGAAGCTGCTCGCGGGCGGCGCGCGCTTGACCGACGGCCACTTCGCGAACGGCCAGTACGTCGCGCCGACCGTGTTCGGCGACTGCCGCGACGACATGAAGATCGTCCGCGAGGAAATCTTCGGGCCGGTGATGAGCATCCTCGAATTCGCATCGGAGGACGAAGTGATCGCACGCGCGAACGACACGCACTTCGGGCTCGCGGCCGGCGTCGTCACCGAGAACCTGTCGCGCGCGCACCGCACGATCCACCGCCTCGAAGCGGGCATCTGCTGGATCAACACGTGGGGCGAATCGCCGGCCGAGATGCCGGTTGGCGGTTACAAGCAATCCGGCGTCGGACGGGAGAACGGCATCACGACGCTCGAGCACTACACTCGGATCAAGTCGGTGCAGGTCGAGCTCGGCCGCTACAACCCGGTGTTTTGA